One genomic region from Gadus morhua chromosome 9, gadMor3.0, whole genome shotgun sequence encodes:
- the LOC115550361 gene encoding uncharacterized protein LOC115550361 isoform X1, whose amino-acid sequence MLNIGAVLLLLIGMTDGLKTFCNATKSSRTPCFGSPGGTLEVQLDMTSSGILYELKRNNVPIYLFDHEIINTNLRFSMNYSTRILTMKDLHSSDNGLYSMGDLVCLGFKTDYFYLSIEAPVSSPLLSRECLSRGQQRVSCAAEGDGPHYSWSLDGLPLNATRLLSGPSNASDITLEPGLSGLITCSVRNNVSAAAATFTLSLCDDPIPIIARFLTVVGLLLVALAVYWALKKKKTSRPQDIPLSSMAGDDDGLYVNISRATGGAGGD is encoded by the exons ATGCTCAACATAGGGGCTGTGCTGCTGTTACTAATCGGGATGACTGATG GTTTGAAGACCTTCTGCAACGCCACAAAGTCCTCAAGAACCCCGTGCTTCGGCTCCCCGGGAGGAACCCTGGAGGTCCAGCTGGATATGACCTCAAGTGGGATTCTTTATGAATTGAAGCGAAACAATGTTCCGATTTATCTTTTCGACCACGAGATAATAAACACGAATCTTCGATTTTCAATGAATTACAGTACTAGAATATTAACTATGAAGGACCTCCACAGCTCGGACAATGGTTTATACTCAATGGGTGATTTAGTTTGCCTTGGATTTAAAacagattatttttatttatccatTGAAG CCccggtctcctctcccctcctgtcccggGAGTGTCTGTCCCGGGGACAGCAGCGGGTGTCCTGCGCTGCAGAGGGGGACGGACCCCACTACAGCTGGAGTCTAGACGGACTCCCGCTGAACGCCACACGTCTCCTCTCTGGACCCAGTAACGCTAGTGACATCACTCTGGAGCCGGGCCTGTCGGGGCTGATCACCTGCTCGGTCCGCAACAACGTGAGCGCCGCGGCGGCTACATTCACCCTGTCTTTGTGTgacg ACCCCATCCCTATCATCGCCCGTTTTCTGACGGTGGTGGGGCTGCTGCTAGTAGCATTGGCAGTCTACTGGGCcctgaagaaaaagaaaacttcAAGACCTCAAG ACATCCCGCTGTCCTCCATGGCAGGAGATGATGACGGACTGTACGTTAATATCTCGAGGGCGAccgggggagcagggggggattGA
- the LOC115550363 gene encoding uncharacterized protein LOC115550363 — translation MLNMGALLLLLIGVTDGVKTFCDATQEEYTARCFGSQGGTLEVKLSKTSRPFQYEVKQNNVLIDLLDPQILNPRFSITYSPRILTVKDLNRSDNGEYSMLDSFGLRRTTNYFYLSIEAPVSSPLLSRECLSRGQQRVSCAAEGDGPHYSWSLDGLPLNATRLLSGPSNASDITLEPGLSGLITCSVRNNVSAAAANLALSVCDHPIPIVARYLTVVGLLLVALGVYWALKKKKKKTSRPQDIPLSSMATGGAGE, via the exons GTGTGAAGACCTTCTGCGACGCCACACAGGAAGAATACACAGCCCGGTGCTTCGGCTCCCAGGGAGGAACCTTGGAGGTCAAGCTGTCCAAGACCTCAAGGCCGTTTCAATATGAAGTGAAGCAAAACAATGTTCTGATTGATCTTTTAGACCCTCAGATATTAAACCCTCGATTTTCAATTACTTACAGTCCTAGAATATTAACTGTAAAGGACCTCAACAGGTCGGACAATGGTGAATACTCAATGCTTGATTCATTTGGCTTAAGAAGGAcaacaaattatttttatttatccatTGAAG CCccggtctcctctcccctcctgtcccggGAGTGTCTGTCCCGGGGACAGCAGAGGGTGTCCTGCGCTGCAGAGGGGGACGGACCCCACTACAGCTGGAGTCTAGACGGACTCCCGCTGAATGCCACGCGTCTCCTCTCTGGACCCAGTAACGCTAGTGACATCACTCTGGAGCCGGGCCTGTCGGGGCTGATCACCTGCTCGGTCCGCAACAACGTGAGCGCAGCCGCGGCTAACCTagccctgtctgtgtgtgacc ACCCCATCCCTATCGTCGCTCGTTATCTGACGGTGGTGGGGCTGCTGCTAGTAGCATTGGGAGTCTACTGGgccctgaagaagaagaaaaagaaaacttcAAGACCTCAAG ACATCCCGCTGTCCTCCATGGCGACCGGGGGAGcaggggagtga
- the LOC115550361 gene encoding uncharacterized protein LOC115550361 isoform X2, translating to MLNIGAVLLLLIGMTDGLKTFCNATKSSRTPCFGSPGGTLEVQLDMTSTPVSSPLLSRECLSRGQQRVSCAAEGDGPHYSWSLDGLPLNATRLLSGPSNASDITLEPGLSGLITCSVRNNVSAAAATFTLSLCDDPIPIIARFLTVVGLLLVALAVYWALKKKKTSRPQDIPLSSMAGDDDGLYVNISRATGGAGGD from the exons ATGCTCAACATAGGGGCTGTGCTGCTGTTACTAATCGGGATGACTGATG GTTTGAAGACCTTCTGCAACGCCACAAAGTCCTCAAGAACCCCGTGCTTCGGCTCCCCGGGAGGAACCCTGGAGGTCCAGCTGGATATGACCTCAA CCccggtctcctctcccctcctgtcccggGAGTGTCTGTCCCGGGGACAGCAGCGGGTGTCCTGCGCTGCAGAGGGGGACGGACCCCACTACAGCTGGAGTCTAGACGGACTCCCGCTGAACGCCACACGTCTCCTCTCTGGACCCAGTAACGCTAGTGACATCACTCTGGAGCCGGGCCTGTCGGGGCTGATCACCTGCTCGGTCCGCAACAACGTGAGCGCCGCGGCGGCTACATTCACCCTGTCTTTGTGTgacg ACCCCATCCCTATCATCGCCCGTTTTCTGACGGTGGTGGGGCTGCTGCTAGTAGCATTGGCAGTCTACTGGGCcctgaagaaaaagaaaacttcAAGACCTCAAG ACATCCCGCTGTCCTCCATGGCAGGAGATGATGACGGACTGTACGTTAATATCTCGAGGGCGAccgggggagcagggggggattGA